Proteins found in one Quercus robur chromosome 2, dhQueRobu3.1, whole genome shotgun sequence genomic segment:
- the LOC126713244 gene encoding aluminum-activated malate transporter 10-like, protein MASEKEVSNGVEWRIKIADGSSERLVPEANPASRLLLGLKSFVVGLALKVWKFLQKAWDLGVDDPRKVIHCLKVGTALAIVSLFYYTRPLYEGVGKNAAMWAIMTVVVVFENSVGATLYKSLNRVCGTFLAGFFALGVHSVASQSGQRFEPIIVGASVFLLASAATFSRFIPSVKARFDYGAMIFILTFSLVSVSGYREDKLFEMAHHRISTIIIGTSLCIIISMLICPIWAGQELYSLTTRNMDKLATSLDGCVEEYFKDSGSVVESNKECHKKLQGYKCVLISKAAEESMANFARWEPGHGLFNFRHPWQQYLKIGSSMRSCAYCLEALNGCINSENQAPEYIKKHLNNSSLKVSSNSSSVIRELVITIKTMKKSSNIHSLVGEMNSAVQELQNDLKSLPKLFNPPSMPEADTPENKKIEPISRTMGKMPLMEIVPLLTLASLLIEIATRISGIVDAVEELENLAKFKHASNDKC, encoded by the exons ATGGCTTCTGAGAAGGAAGTTAGCAATGGAGTGGAGTGGAGGATAAAGATTGCTGATGGCTCATCAGAGAGATTGGTTCCGGAGGCAAATCCTGCTAGCAGACTCTTGCTTGGTCTAAAAAGTTTTGTTGTAGGGTTGGCTTTAAAAGTTTGGAAGTTTTTGCAGAAAGCTTGGGATTTAGGTGTAGATGACCCCAGAAAAGTGATCCATTGTCTAAAGGTAGGGACGGCACTCGCTATTGTCTCACTCTTTTACTATACGAGGCCTCTGTACGAAGGAGTTGGAAAGAATGCTGCTATGTGGGCAATCATGACAGTTGTGGTTGTATTTGAAAACTCTGTGG GTGCAACACTGTATAAAAGTTTGAACAGAGTGTGTGGAACATTTCTTGCTGGTTTTTTTGCACTTGGTGTTCATTCTGTGGCTAGTCAATCAGGACAGAGATTTGAACCCATAATAGTTGGAGCCTCAGTTTTCCTATTGG CTTCTGCAGCAACCTTCTCAAGATTCATTCCTTCGGTGAAAGCTCGGTTTGATTATGGTGCTATGATATTCATCCTTACCTTCAGTTTGGTTTCAGTATCAGGATATCGTGAGGATAAATTGTTTGAAATGGCACATCACAGAATATCCACTATTATCATTGGCACTTCATTGTGCATTATTATAAGCATGCTCATTTGTCCCATTTGGGCTGGTCAAGAGCTCTATTCTCTTACCACTCGTAACATGGACAAGCTTGCTACTTCCCTAGATG GTTGTGTAGAAGAGTACTTTAAAGATAGTGGCAGTGTTGTTGAAAGTAATAAAGAATGTCACAAGAAATTGCAGGGTTACAAATGTGTATTAATTTCGAAGGCAGCAGAAGAATCTATG GCCAATTTCGCTAGATGGGAGCCAGGTCATGGCCTCTTCAACTTTAGGCACCCATGGCAACAATATCTCAAAATTGGGTCATCAATGCGTAGCTGTGCTTATTGCTTAGAGGCTCTCAATGGTTGCATTAATTCAGAAAATCAG GCCCCTGAATATATCAAGAAACATCTCAACAACAGTTCTTTGAAAGTAAGCTCCAACTCTTCGAGTGTCATAAGAGAGCTAGTAATTACCATCAAGACAATGAAAAAATCATCTAACATCCATTCCTTGGTTGGGGAAATGAATTCTGCGGTACAAGAACTCCAAAATGACTTAAAGTCACTTCCTAAGTTATTCAACCCTCCATCAATGCCAGAAGCTGATACTcctgaaaataaaaagattgaGCCAATCTCCAGAACAATGGGGAAAATGCCTCTAATGGAAATTGTTCCACTCTTAACTTTAGCTTCCTTATTGATTGAAATTGCCACAAGGATTAGTGGCATTGTAGATGCTGTTGAAGAATTGGAAAATTTGGCTAAATTCAAGCATGCAAGCAATGACAAGTGCTAA